Below is a genomic region from Bacillus anthracis str. Vollum.
AGCCCATATTGGTGCTTTCACACTATCAATCCCTATCATTTTAAAAATAAAGAAGTGATGCTCAGCTTTTATCTTAAAATTCAATGGCTGATTATGATCTACGCGCCCTTTTGTATATTCATATTTCCATCCATCCATATTTTGCTCTTTCATTTTCTTCTCTATATCAGGAATTAGATTTACGTTTTTTCCTTCATATGTGTACTGAAAACCACCTGTTTGTTCTGCTAACTCTACTGTACTAGAAGCAAAATCATGTGCCTTTATTAACTGCATTCCATACAGTACACCCTCTGGTATAAGAGTTATCAATAATAAAGAAAGCGTTAGAAAAAGCGCTGTTGTTACTGTATTTTGCATTTCTTACACACCTACTTTTTCTTATTTATTTCACGTTTCCTCCAGCTTTCTTGTTGTCAGAATCTGCTTCATAAATAAATATGTGTTTTGCGTTACTTTTAATGCTGCCTTTTTTTTCATCAAATTGTTTAGTATAACTAGCAGTCTCGGCTTCTCCTTCAACCGCAATCATTGCAGGTTGTTCTTGTACAGCATGTACAGAAAACTCCCGTTTTGATGCCGGATCCTTAAATGTTGCATTTTGTTTATAAGACTTTTCAAATTCTTTCTTTGCGATTTCTGGTTCAATTGCAACTTCTTCTTGCGCTCGTAAAACACCTACTTTTACGGATTTATCCATTGCTGTACTTCCAGCACGTTCTAGTGCAGACTTATTATCTGTGTGTGTTGTATCTCCAATAATCATATCTGTCATTAAGAATAAACAGCCAACAAATAATAATAGTGAGGCAGCACCTATAATAAATTTTTGCATCCCTCTTCATCCTTCCTTAATTTTCGGACTTCCGAAATCGAAACCCACTTAAAATGGAACTTTTCTTTTGATTCAACAATTGATTTGGTAGCAGTAGATCAGCTATTTCCTTCAATATTCCTTCTAGCTCTTTATAATAATTCCGACTAGATAGTAACGTACTGCTATTCAATTGAGATTCAAATACATCCTCTATCTCATATGATGCTAAAGCAGTTAATACCTTATCTCCG
It encodes:
- a CDS encoding DUF4320 family protein; translated protein: MQNTVTTALFLTLSLLLITLIPEGVLYGMQLIKAHDFASSTVELAEQTGGFQYTYEGKNVNLIPDIEKKMKEQNMDGWKYEYTKGRVDHNQPLNFKIKAEHHFFIFKMIGIDSVKAPIWANKDGMGQIYFR